CTCGGTTCCGGACTCGTTGTTGACGTCGATCGACATGGTGCGCTGTTACTACTTCCCGTTCGCGTGCCCGTTTTGGTCGTCGTACTTCTCGTACGCGTCGACGATACGGCCGACGAGCTTGTGCCGTACGACATCCTCGCTCGTGAGCCGGGAGAAGTGCACGTCCTCGACGCCGTCCAGGATGCCCTGGACCTGGCGCAGTCCGCTCTTGGTGCCGTTCGGCAGGTCGACCTGGGTGACGTCACCTGTGACGACGATCTTCGAGTCGAAGCCGAGCCGGGTCAGGAACATCTTCATCTGCTCGGCGCTGGTGTTCTGCGCCTCGTCGAGGATGATGAACGCGTCGTTGAGCGTCCGGCCGCGCATGTACGCCAGGGGCGCGACCTCGATGGTGCCCGCCGCCATCAGCCGCGGGATCGAGTCGGGGTCGAGCATGTCGTGCAGCGCGTCGTAGAGCGGCCGCAGATACGGGTCGATCTTCTCGTAGAGGGTGCCGGGCAGGAAGCCGAGCCGCTCGCCCGCCTCCACGGCGGGACGGGTCAGGATGATCCGGGTGACCTGCTTGGACTGCAGGGCCTGGACCGCCTTCGCCATGGCGAGATACGTCTTGCCGGTACCGGCGGGGCCGATGCCGAACACGATCGTGTGCTTGTCGATCGCGTCGACGTACCGCTTCTGGTTGAGGGTCTTGGGACGGATGGTCCGGCCGCGGCTGGAGAGGATGTTCTGCGTGAGCACCTCGGCCGGGGTCTCGCCGCCGCCATTGCCGTTTTCGCCTGCTCTGAGCATGGCGATCGAGCGTTCCACCGCGTCCTCCGTCATCGGCTGCCCGGTGCGGAGCACGAGCATCATCTCGTCGAACAGGCGCTGGATCAGGGCGACTTCCACCGCGTCGCCGACTGCGCTCACCTGATTTCCCCGGACATGGATGTCGGCCGCCGGGAAGGCCTTCTCGATCACGCGCAGCAGGGCGTCACCCGAACCGAGGACCGTCACCATCGGATGCTTGGCGGGGACGGTGAAGTGGGCTCGCGCCTGCCCGGGCGCCGGGTTCTGGGCTGTAGGTGTCTGAGTCATGGGCCGGCTCTGTGGCCTGCACATACCTCCCGTTGCAGGGTTCTCGCTGCTCGACAACCTCTGGGACACCAAGCGTACGACCTGGCACTGACAAGGCCGAGGGCTTTTACGGCGGGCTTTGCGGCGGGCTTTGCTTTGCGGGGAGCGGGTGGGTGCGCGGGCTCAGAACGAGCGGCCGAAGCCGATGGTGGGCACGGCACGGCGCAGCGGCCAGGGCCTGGTGGGGGCGGGCAGGAGCGCCTCCAGGAAGGCGTACCTGCGCAGGGCGGCCGGGTCCTGGTCGTCGCAGCCCTGGACGTACTGCCACCAGGCCGCGACCTCCGACCAGCCGGGCGCGGAGAGCGAGCCGCCGAACTCCTGCACCGACAGGGCTGCGGTAAGCCCGCCGAAGGCGAGGCGGTCGGCGAGCGGCCAGCCCGCGAGGGTGCCGGTGACGAATCCGGCCACGAACACGTCCCCGGCGCCCGTCGGGTCGAGCGCCTCCACCGCGATGGCGGGAACCTGGGCGCTCTCGCCGGTGGCGCCGTCCACGGCGTACGCGCCCTCCGCACCCAGAGTGACGACGGCGAGCGGGACACGCTCGGTCAGGGCTCGGGCGGCGGCACGGGGGCATTCGGTGCGGGTGTAGCGCATCGCCTCTTCGGCGTTGGGCAGGAAGGCCTCGCAGTGCTCCAGGTCGGCGAGGTCGTCCGGGTCCCAGCGGCCGGTCTCGTCCCAGCCGACGTCGGCGAAGATGCGGGTGCCCTTGCGGGCGGCCTGGGCGATCCACTCGGCGCGGCCGGGTGTGAGGGAGGCGATGGCGGCCCTGGCGGGCGGCGGGCACTCGGGGTGGGCTCGGTGGGCGGGGCCTCGTGCCCGTGGGAGACCATCGTGCGCTCGCCCTCGTACGCCATGGAGACGGTGACGGACGAGTGCCAGCCGGGCACGGTGCGCGACAGCGAGAGGTCGATGCCCTCGCCCTGCTCGAGGGCGTCCCAGCAGTACTCGCCGTAGTGGTCGTCCCCGAAGGCGGCGGCGAGAGAGGTCCGCAGCCCGAGCCGGGCGAGCGCGGTGGCCATGTTGGCGACGCCACCGGGGCTGGACCCCATGCCGCGGGCCCAGGACTCGGTGCCGCGGACGGGGGCGGAGTCGAGGCCGGTGAAGATGATGTCGAGGAAGACGTTGCCGGTGAGGTAGACGTCGCACGGGGGATCGGCCGGCGTCCGCAGCGCTGCGAGGGGGTCGAGGCAGGCGGCAGCGTGGTCCGGTCGCTCTCCGTGTCGAGTGGTCACCGTGCCGCTCCTGGTACGTGGTGCAGATCAGGCCCAGTCTGCCCCAAGTTCAGCCCTGCCGACGGTTGAGGCGCGGGGTCCGGGGCGGAGCCCCGGCAAGGGCCGAGCCCCGGCCTGGGCGTGGCTACCAGCGGGGGACCGGCGGGGACGTCCGGCCCGGCTCCGCCACCCGCATCGCCGCCGCGTCGTCGCGGTCCCGCATCGTGCCGTCGTCGTCGAGCCAGCGCCGGTGCAGGAAGGCCAGCCGCCGGCGGTCGAGCTCGACGCCGAGACCGGGAAGGTCGCTGACAGCCAGGCACCCGTCCTTGAAGTCGAGGCGCTCGGTGATCACGTCCTCGGTCTGCCACGGGTAGTGGCTGTCGCAGGCGTAGTCCAGGTTGGGGACAACCGCGGCGACATGCGTCATCGCGGCGAGGCTGATGCCCAGGTGGGTGTTGGAGTGCATGGACAGACCGACCCCGAACGTCCGGCAGATCGCGGCCAGTTCACGGGTGTTGCGCAGCCCGCCCCAGTAGTGGTGGTCGCAGAGGACGACCTGGACGGCCCCGCGCGCGAAGGCCTCCGGAATCTCCGCGAAGGTCGTCACGCACATGTTCGTCGCGAGCGGGACCTCGGTGCCGGCCGCGACCTGCACCATCCGCTCGGTGCCGCTCGCCGGGTCCTCCATGTACTCGAGTACGTCCCCCAGCTCCTCCGCGACCCTCAGCGAGGTCTCGACCGACCAGGCGCCGTTGGGGTCGAGTCGCAGCGGCTGACCGGGGAACGCCTCCGCCAGCGCGCGGACCGCCGCGATCTCCTCGTCCGGCTCGAAGACGCCGCCCTTGAGCTTGAAGGAGGCGAAGCCGTACTCGCGGGAGAAGCGCCGGGCCTGCGCGACGATGCCCGCCGGGTCGACCGCGGCGCCCCAGTCGTCGGACTCGCCCGCCCCGCCGGGGTGTTCGGCCCAGCGGTAGAAGAGGTACGCGCTGTAGTCGACGGCGTCACGCACCTTGCCGCCGAGCAGCGCGTGCACCGGCAGGCCCAGCGCCTTGCCGAGCGCGTCGAGGCAGGCGACCTCGAAGCCCGAGACGACCGAGAGCCGCAGCTTGTCGGCGGTCTGCACGCCGCGCAGGCCGCCGACGTCGACGGCGTCCGCGCCGGTGGCCTCGGGCGAGTCGCCGCACACCAGGTCCGCGAGCCGGTGCAGCCCGTTCACATCGCTGACCCGGCAGCCGGGCAGGGCGTCCGCCAACGGGGCCGCCAGATCAAGGTACTTGGTGTCGCCGTAGGTCTCGCCCACGCCGGTGATGCCGTCGGCCGTGACGACCTCGACGATCAGGCGCGGGGTGTACGGCTGGTGCACACCCTGCGTGTTGAGCAGTGGCGGGTCGGCGACGAGGACAGGGGTGAGCCGCACCTCACTGATCGTCAGGTCCTGCGTCATGCTGTGGCTCCTACGAGATCGAGTCCGTCCGCGAGCAGCCCTTCGAGGTGTGACGTACACGGATGAGAACTGAGATTAGATACGCGAATGTAGGCCGTCAATGGGACCAGGCACGCCGAACACGATCGCCGACTCGAGCCCCGCCGGCGATCGATGCGCGGGAGTCCGGGGGCAGCGCCCCCGGTTACGGGAAGTCATACGTCTCGACCTCCGCGATCAGACGCGCCCGCCGCTCCTCATCCCCCTCCAGGAACGACGCCACGAACGAATTCCGCGCCAGCTCCCGCAGCCGCTCCTCCCCCAGCCCCAGC
The Streptomyces lunaelactis genome window above contains:
- a CDS encoding glucarate dehydratase family protein; this encodes MTQDLTISEVRLTPVLVADPPLLNTQGVHQPYTPRLIVEVVTADGITGVGETYGDTKYLDLAAPLADALPGCRVSDVNGLHRLADLVCGDSPEATGADAVDVGGLRGVQTADKLRLSVVSGFEVACLDALGKALGLPVHALLGGKVRDAVDYSAYLFYRWAEHPGGAGESDDWGAAVDPAGIVAQARRFSREYGFASFKLKGGVFEPDEEIAAVRALAEAFPGQPLRLDPNGAWSVETSLRVAEELGDVLEYMEDPASGTERMVQVAAGTEVPLATNMCVTTFAEIPEAFARGAVQVVLCDHHYWGGLRNTRELAAICRTFGVGLSMHSNTHLGISLAAMTHVAAVVPNLDYACDSHYPWQTEDVITERLDFKDGCLAVSDLPGLGVELDRRRLAFLHRRWLDDDGTMRDRDDAAAMRVAEPGRTSPPVPRW
- a CDS encoding PhoH family protein; translation: MTQTPTAQNPAPGQARAHFTVPAKHPMVTVLGSGDALLRVIEKAFPAADIHVRGNQVSAVGDAVEVALIQRLFDEMMLVLRTGQPMTEDAVERSIAMLRAGENGNGGGETPAEVLTQNILSSRGRTIRPKTLNQKRYVDAIDKHTIVFGIGPAGTGKTYLAMAKAVQALQSKQVTRIILTRPAVEAGERLGFLPGTLYEKIDPYLRPLYDALHDMLDPDSIPRLMAAGTIEVAPLAYMRGRTLNDAFIILDEAQNTSAEQMKMFLTRLGFDSKIVVTGDVTQVDLPNGTKSGLRQVQGILDGVEDVHFSRLTSEDVVRHKLVGRIVDAYEKYDDQNGHANGK